In the genome of Lactuca sativa cultivar Salinas chromosome 3, Lsat_Salinas_v11, whole genome shotgun sequence, the window GATTTTGGAAAGGATAAGGGTTTAATTTATAACATTAAGTATAGTAATGACAAAGGGCCTCAAATTTTTGTTTCACTTAGAGCCCCTATACTGGTTGAGTCGTCCCTGCTCACAActtgaccattttgcccctcaCAGCTGGACCAATTTGTCCCTGTTGTTATCCTCAGTTTGGTATAATGATTCACAGATGGATTATAAGGATTGCAATTGTTCTGGTGTAACTTATTTCCAACatcaagtattttttttttttaaatagctgGAAAACTTCTTTGCCTTTTTTAAACGTTTTTGAAACATCcttaataaaaaaactaaaaaattataaaaataaaaggtatttttaaaaataaaaaaagtaatcCGGAAATTTAACTATTCGAGGCAACTTTGTTTCTCTTTTCTATTTTGCATTGTATTTTCATATTACGACAAAAGTTTCGTAAAAGCACATTTTTGTCCAGCATATTCTTCACAGAATCACAAATCATCAACAAATTTACATGCAATCAAAACTTTGATGTGAAACTAGACGAACATCTACAGCTCcttctcacaatcactcgtcaTCGTATTTTCATCATCACGCTACCCTTCACCCTTCATCTGCAGCAAAAACATGGATGCTTATTAACAAGAGAATGCCAAGAACCAACGAAACCGATCGGAATTTAGAAAGAGAAAAACATACACACATTGGATACACATAGTGGGTATCGATCTATCTTTCTCATTGTGATCATTGACTCGAAATTTTGATTTCCAATTAATTTGTGTTTACAGGTGATTCGATTTCGATCAAAAATGGGTTTCATGTCTGGGATGTTTCTTGGGGCTTTATTTGGAATCGGGATTATGGTGGGTTGGCGTCATATGATGAGACAAAGAAGCAAAAATCGTACTGCAAAAGTAATTAGTCACCTCATCATCAAATTTTTGTTATGATTAGTTGATATTATGAAGAATTTGATagttttttattttgagtttgtatTAAGTATTCACCTCTGAGTTTGTTATCATATTAATTTTAGTGATGATAGGGTTTATACAAAATAGTTTGATCTTTATTGAGATGCTTTGCTTTTATCATCAGGCAAGTGATATAAAGCTCCTGGGGTCTCTTGATAGAGAAGATTTAAAGAAACTTTGTGGTGATAATTTTCCTGAATGGATATCGTTTCCTGTTTATGAGCAGGTTAGAGTTAAATTTCTTATTATATATTTTAGGAAAAATTATATCAAGTTTTTATATTTTGAATTACACATAATACCCATTTGCCCATAGTAAAGATTACTATATGTTATTGAAACTTTGTGgtgataattttttattttattttttgtctcTCACCTTCATGACTAATATTTCAGGTGAAATGGTTGAACAAACAACTAAGCAAACTATGGCCATATGTTGCCGAAgtaatttctttaccttttttTAAAGTATTTTCTATAGGGTTGAATGTACATGTATGCAACAatgtttcacttttttttttcattttttgtaaaaTGTGGCTTTTTTAGATTAAATGTGCAATCATTTTCAATCTATTACCAAAATATGCAACATTATAACCAAGAACTAGTTACCTCATGATGATTGTATCGGTTAAATGCTTATTTATGCAAATACCAATTTATGCAACGAAGTTTCATTTCTTTTACCAATTTATGGAATTAATTTTTCACTTTTTTCTTTAACAATTTATGCTACATGTATTATACAACCATGTTTCAACTGGTTGCATCTTTTGTTTTTgattttcttgattgattattTTATATGTATGTATTAAATGTTACATTTTATAGGCTGCTACGATAATAATTAGAGAATCTGTTGAACCTATATTGGAAGAGTATCGTCCATCAGGAATTTCATCTTTGAAGTTCAGCAAACTTTCTCTTGGAAGTGTGGCACCAAAAATTGAAGGTATAATTTATAGGAAAATTCAAAAACTTACAACTTCTTTAACATATTTAATTCCTTCAAAAACCGTATGTGTAGGAATCCGTATTCAAAGCCCTAAGAAAGGTCAAATATCAATGGATATGGATTTTCGATGGGGTGGTGATCCAAATATTGTTTTAGGAGTCGAAGCTGCAGGTGTTGCTTCATTACCTATTCAGGTAAACTACTTTTGAAATATTAATATAATGATGTTATTGAactatataattaattaattaattatcatctTTTTTTTTGTTGTTCTTTTATTTCTTACAgttgaaggatcttcaagtttTTACAATTATTCGTGTTATTTTCCAACTTTCTGAGGAAATTCCTTGCATCTCTGCTGTTGTTGTGGCTTTACTTTCTGAGGTACATTTTTACGTGTGTTTATCAATTTGTTATATGAGACTGAGTAAATAAATGCTATTAATCATAGTCATGATGTGGAAATTTGAAAAGgaaaaaagtttaatttgaaataATGAACAACTTTGGACAAATTTTGGAAACATAAACTTGATTCTTTTTGTCCAAAAAATGCTCATTCTTGAAAACCTCGCCTTCTTTTTCATTTTAGAATAATAATGATTTGTCTGTAATAGAAAAATGATTATATAATGGCTTGAATGGTCAAACACTCAAGTATGATTGTAGATTAATGATCGTACATGTCACTTTTTCTCTAAATTGCTAATACTTGTAAAAATTTtggcagttttttttttttttttgtcttttcatCAGAACAATTGTTTATTTGCAAGGAAATCCAAATAGCAGTGATTTTGTATTCGGATGCCATTGCTATAAAtgtgtagatttttcaaagtacaatattGTATTATGAAGAAATGAAAATAAgatgttataataaacaaataaatgaaattttAACTTGATCTTTTTTTGGTATCAGCCAAAGCCAAGATTCGATTATACATTGAAGGCTGTTGGTGGAAGTTTAACAGCCATTCCTGGACTTTCAGACATGATTGaagtaagtttttttttatataattggaTTGTTATTTTCTGAATCAATTAGGCATTATAAAAAAGTTCTAATACTTATATCTTGATTTATGTAGGATACAGTAACTTCAATTATTACAGATATGCTTCAATGGCCACATAGAATTGTTGTTCCCCTTGGTGGTATACCTGTAGATACAAGGTAAACTTCAttcttaaaatattatatttacataATATCACTCATTTTTAGGAAATTTTTCAACCACTTTACTTGACTTTTCACCGAAATCGCAAAAAAAATATATCTAAGAGTCTGAAAAAATGGCAATTCTGCacaattacaaaaatattttaggCGGTTTTATGctttaaccactaatactttgttttcttttaaaaataaaagttgaTGATGTTTTGTTGATAATTATGCAGTGATTTGGAGCTTAAACCACAAGGAAAGCTGATGTTAACAGTTGTGAAGGcacataatttaaaaaatatggaAATGATGGGAAAATCTGATCCGTATGCAGTTGCATTTATTCGGCCacttgaaaaattcaaaaccaaAGTCATTGAGAACAACTTGAATCCTGTTTGGAATCAAACATTTCATCTCACTGTGGAAGATAGAGAGACCCAATTTGCTATTGTTGAGGTCAAATTCGTATTTTCCCCTTGTTTGTTTTCTTATCTAATATAAATGTAACAACTTCCTCTTTTAGAAATGACAAACATACAGAATTTTGTCGATTCAGCCATTGAACTATTATGAATATAATCATTAAAGATTAATAATTTAGTGGCTAAATGAATGAAGTGGTGAAAGTACGTAGTGTTTTTCGGTATTTTGTCTTTTTCGGAAAATGGTTATTTTCTTTAAACGGTCAAAAGAGTATAGTGGCTTAATTGATTAAATGGTGAAGATAATACAATTACAAAGACCTTTTTATcgtatttaaaatatataatgtGTAAATTCAAAATAGGTTTTTGATGAAGATATTGGAGCTGACCAACGGTTGGGCATAGCAAAATTACAGTTGATTGATCTTCAACCTGAAATTGAGAAGGAACTTGAATTAAGACTACAACCTTCCCTTGATATGATGAAGATCAAAGATAAGAAGGATAGAGGAACTATTACAatcaaggtaaaaaaaaaaacatattgatTGTTTCCTCTATTTTTAGAGCTAAAtgaaagaaatagcaacatacttttagtttttttttttcttattaaggcatttaacattgaaaaatctaccaaatttAGCACATTTTTTAATAGgatattatactttgaaaaatctacccaattataacaATGCAATTTCCTTTGAATTTagatgacattgctataattgggtcGATTTTTTAAACCTTAACACTAGAataggaaaaaaaatgaaaatagaatGTTACattataataaactaattaatgaTAGTACATTGCTATTCCCTTCATTTAACCTTATTGCTTAAGATAACTGTTTTTATGATCGAGTAACTATTGGATGATGCGGATGAGGATGAAAATGACATTAATATAATTGAATAGACTTTTCAAAGGTTAATGCTATAAtaggaagaaaaaaaatataactaggatactataataaacaaattaataaggtatgttgctatttcttgaaaATGTTTGAATATGTAGGCAAGGTATCATCAATTCACGAAAGAAGAACAAGATGCAGCATTAGCAGAAGAGAAGAAGGCACTTGAAGAGAAAGAGAAAATGAGAAACGAAGGTGCCATTAATAGCACCATGGATGCCATTGATGATCCCACACATGTGGATAAATGAGCTTGAGACAATATTCAAGTGTAGGAATCTTAAGTCTTTTTGAAAAGAGTCCTAAAAATTCATTGATATTTTTTTGTAACTTTTATATTTGTAGATCGACTACATGTAAATTTTGTTGCATAGCAGATCACTTCTTTGAGATGCGCCTTTTtcataaatgaattttttttttctttattattgTCGCTTTATCAATGATATTATGTATACAAATGATTTGTCTCAATTGTATAACATTCATTTTAATGATTTAAGGTAAATATAGGTACCTTACGTACATTATCTATTACTCAATGCACCTTTTTTTTTTGCGAGTCACACTTTTTTGTGTGGTCTATATCGATTTTTGTACTAGTGCATGTGATCCAAGCGCTCCTTGACTTCTCGATTTTGCACCACTCCACACACTCCTTGTGCTTGCATGTTTACCCATATTTCCAAAGCGTGTTGATTCATACACAACATTTTTTTTTGCCACAATAATGGCATATGCTCTTTTTGCATATTGTACTACCCATCTAAAGCATGCTCTATTGGGTATGGCAAAAAAACTGTTGTATTCGAATCATTTCTCATTTTCAAAGCCTACAATGATTCGGGTAATGTAAGCTGACACTACCTTTTTCACCAACTCTTTGAGCTCCATTTTAGCTAGAGAAAATCGAACTCGGCATGGTTGGCTTTGGAATACATGTACAACGAGCCTTTGATATCACTTGTTGGATCAAAATATGACCAAAATATATGCAGTTTGAAGCTGAAAGGTGTCACCAGAAAATTGCGTGGGGCTGCAAGAATGGTCTGATGAAACCAAGGTTCTAAAAAACTTGTCATGGCGCGCCACGGCTCCAAGGCTGTAATCTGCCGCCAAGCTTTGCCAAAATGCCGCCTTAACTAATATATGTGTATGaaaatgaataatagttgaaaatacatataaaaatattaattatatagaaaattgccgccttaagtcacgccttacaaacgtCGTGACTCGCCAAGGCTCGAAAAAGCTTGAGActtgacattgccgccaagtcacgccttacgttatttagaaccttggatGTAACAAAGAGAACTGAGAAGGGAGAAAGGAAAAGTTGAAGCCAAAAATTTCCTTGAATTAAACAACATGAAACTGTATAGTGCAGCTGAAATAAAGAAACAAAAGGGCTACTGCTACTGCTATATCTACTTTTTGGAAAGGTTAGAGAAACAGACGAAGGCAAATCAATCTATTTGAATGGAGAGGGTGACCCACTTCTCACCCCACTCCCCAATAATACGCATGAGAGAGCAAATGAAGAAGCTCCACAAAATTGGCCACTTGCTAAAGAAAAAGTAACCTCCTTTTTAGTTTTAAATTGTCAAGTTTGTCCTTAATCCTTGCAAGACTTTGGCTGGAGTTGGACTCGGGTCAACCCGCTCGAGTTTGGTTTAAACTCACAGTCACAAACACAAGTGTTACATATGTGAATTGCTTTTTCATCGATTTGAACAAACATTAACTAGatggaaaaatgaaaaatctATTCGTTCTAAAGAACAATGATATTAAACAAAGTTAAAAACTCGAAACTAGTAGGACTTCATGTGGAGATTATTGACTACATCGAGTCGTTTATTGTATTCATCTTGACATGCATATGGCAAAATTGGAGTTCTGCAAATCGGACAAGTACCTTGAACATGATCCATCCAACGATCCAAACAATTTTGATGGAAAGTATGCGTACAATTTATCAAGCATCTAATCTTGTCATCACCCTCAAACTCATTCAAGCAAACTGCACAACTTTCCTCCAAATCTTTCCTCTCATCAATGTCCTTGAAGCTTCTGACCACAAGGAATTCACGAGTCACCATAGCTGAAACAGGACTGCTTCCAGATAGTTTTTGATGATCATGATGATGCTGGGGTTGAGCCAAATTGAAGATACGAAAAAGAAACAGAACCATGTTTTGAATTGAACATAAAACAAAGCATGCGAATAGAATATACTTGGAAAGTCCCGTTTCTTTGAAACCCATATACATGCCCATTGATGTCCTTGTATGTGTGTGTTGTTAGAGTGTGGAGAAAAAAGGAGTTGGATCTGATTATAGGTTCCCTTCAATACATATAATGGATCCCTATATATTAATTTGTGTGATGGGGATGGGGGAAGGATGATTATTAAACGAATAATAATTTAGAAACAAGCGCACTAGTTTAAACATATTGATAGCATGGGCCAATGTATGGAATAATTAGATTATATTAAAAGAGCACTTATTTAGCCATTTATTAGATATTGAAATATAAGTGCTTATTTTATACCCTTTCACACGTGGCCAACCAAAAGAATCGTGGACAACTATTTTATTGAGCCATACTCCACACATGGTCTAAACGTATTAGAAATATACTTAAAAAAACGTATATACAAATGCAAAGAAGTTCAAGtacataaatgaataaaaacaattaattttttgttttctataatgatAATAAAAAGAATCTGtgtatataatttataaaaatattgatcAACATGCATACATATGAGAGATGAGTTGATATCATAAAATGATAGTCgtttgtttttaatttattttttggtcATTGATATTGAGTCTATATGGTTTCCATTAgggatataaatatataaattttgaatatttaaaaatcaaatatggattcaagatgatacatatcaaaatacccctacAACATTTATTTTCATCTTCTAAAGACAAAGTAAAACCTATGACAAAATTTACTAAAATGTATATGGTGTCAAACTCACCACATGCCAACAATTCAGCATAGCCCTTCACAAAATTAGATCAAACAAATACACACACACTTTCTTGAATCAATTTTGCAAAcaatatttatcacaaaaacaaaaatacaaatttTAAAACACCCAAATTTGTTCTTACTCTAATTaacaaaaaaatgtcaaaatttgaTCCATATGAACACCTCAAGATTCTTAATAATGAAGATGGTACAATTACTCGCCTGGTTCAATTCCCACAAAAGTCTGCCACCGGCGACGGTGAGCTCCTCCCTGGTCAAACGGTGGTCAGCAAGGATGTAACCCTCGACGCCACCAAAAGCACATGGATACGAATTTACCGGCCGGCGAAAATACCCTCCAACGATAGCAAAATCGCACGCCTCCCATTGGTTATATACTTCCACGCCGGAGGTTGGATTCTTTTCAATGTAAACGACATGATGAACCACGACGCCATGAACAAACTCTCCGAGGAGATTCCGGCCATCGCAGTTTCAGTCAACTTCCGGCTAGCACCGGAGACCAGACTCCCAGGGCAATACGAGGACGCGATGGACGCTTTAAATTGGGTGAAAAAACAAGCCACAGATCCAAACGGCGAACCATGGATCACACAATACGCCGATTTCTCTAGGGTTTTCCTCTACGGAACCTCATGCGGCGCCAACATTGTTTTGAACACAGCATTACGAGTTCTGGATCAGGATCTATCGCCATTGACAATCGGGGGAATCATACTCAACCAGCCCTTTTTCGGAGGCAAAAAACGAACGAAATCGGAGCTAAAAATGGCGGCGGATATGTTCTTTCCGTTGCCGGTGATCGATCTTTTGTGGGAACTTGCTTTACCGAAGGGTACGGATCGAGATCATCGATTTTGTAATCCGTTAGGGGATGAACAagtgaagaaaaagatgaagagatTAGGGAGGTGTTTGGTTATAGGGTTTGGAGGGGATCCATTGATTGATAGGCAACAAGATCTTGTGCAATTGATGGTGATGCAAGGGGTTATGGTTGAAGCCAGATTTGATGATGTGGGGTTTCATGGGATTGAAATGATTGATCCAAGAAGAGCGTCTGCAATTCTTAATTTTGTTAAAGAGTTCatcatttgattttttttttttttttgattaaatttttatttgaagAAAATGTAACATTTCGTAACTTTTGTGAAGATATAATTATTGTATTGAGTTAAAAGGGTTAATATCAAATTTTGTTTCTAGAAGCCTTTTTATATATACCTGGTCCTTAACTTTTTTTGTGTATGTTTTATTCACCCTTAAACTTGTATTTGTTAAAAATGTCATTATCACCGGTAATATAGAGAGTTTTTTCGGTTTCCGACCTCTTTTCTAGCCAAGTATGATTTTTCCGGTCAAAATATGTTTTCCGGTGAGATGAGTTCTTGACACATTTTTCAAATTTCGTGTTTCTCTTATTCTTATCTTTTGTTTCCAAATTTGGGGTTTTGTATGTGTTCATGGTTGAAGAACAAACAAACACACAAAATGATTTAGATATTTGATTCTTGTTAGAGTTTGTTCAACGTCATAAATGAGTTAGGGTTCGAACTCAaggaagatgaagggttccaggAACAAAATCGAAATATGCCATGGATGAAGGGTTTAAACTTGCAGAAGATGAATAGTTCTAGAAAATCAAGGTGTTGTAGGTTTGTTAATGGAGAAAATCGAGGTGTTGCAGGTTTGTTAATGGAGGTGTTGCACGTTCGTTAATGGAGATGAGGAACTTCTTGATGTTTCTTCAGCCTTTGCTTGAGTGTTCTTGGTTTTATGTTCAAGTTTTGGtcatattaagagcttaatggactTAGGGTTTTTGATCTTGCCTTAGAGTTgattcctaatggataaagttggaaactttatccattaagtcattaaaaCGAAGTAGATATGGAACTATGAGCCTTGATcgtgattaagctcttaatgagagaAATGGCATCCTGCcagttgccacgacgtggccaaagggatggccacgacgtggtgaagtTTGGATCCACCACCATTTTGTCTTGGCATTCCCACAACGTAACCAAGGAGGGCCCATGTCatagcgttgactttgactttgttgtccgttgacttttgaccggtttgactttaaGGTCAGACTAGGAGGATTTGGTTTGTTGAATGTGGATTTATCTCTTTTGGTGATTAGTCGGTTTGTAGGATTGAGCAGTGCAAGGTGTGAAAGTGTTGTTGTGCTTCTTCGGTTCtttagttcaggtgagtttcttaTTATGTCATGTATCCTATTTTATATCATTTACATGGTAGGATAGAGGTGTTGTTATAATACAAGTATGTTAGTGGCTATGATAACTCCTTTGTTATGTATGTCAAGTTTAGGAAACTTGGTGTCTTGGTATGCTAGACTCGTAGGATCTTTCCTATTGATCGTATGTTACTATCatgatttatgtttgattagggTAACTAGGGTAGGCCAGTTATCAGGATTATGTATGACGGACCAGCAAATGACTTAGTTGAGAAGTGGTCAATAGCAGGGTAACTAGGGAAGGCTGGTTGCTAAGGGTATGAATATGTTGGTATTTGTTATGTATAGTTAGGTAGTAAGGATATCTTGGATTTTATGTAGTTTAAGttagatagcctgagaactcttggtctaatgTCCTATTGTGATGTTCTTGTCTGATTATTCGCTCTCGAATGGGTCATATGTTCAAGTGTCTATCTGATCTTTGACTGCATATAACTTTATGTATGGCATGCAAGACCAGGATGTGGCTCCTAGAATTAATATGGAAGACCatgatattgttggattaggtgtctaagcacataactataattggtataaacttgaattaatagtagcacaatccttttgggttgccctcaaacctaccACCTGGACAAGATGACTTTcagagagagaggttgatttattatttgcttaataaattgaaataaatcatttattaatatattatgagaataatatattaattttaattagtaatattaagttaataattaatcagaaattaattggaattaatttcgggattaatgaaattaattaaaattgCAGGGTCtaagtgtaattgttcaatagttgagcaaaaggCATCCTTGTACTGATGGcttatgatcataacaacaaacctatgtgttcatgcctaattgctttggatctaagtttttcactagttgaacatgcaattgaaaaccaaagcaataaaccctagatctagcatacaatttcgaaaattatataacaaaaagGGTTTTGATGTTTACCTTACTAGTTATGTAGTAATAACTAGAACTCCTTgtagatccttgactcttgatagcttagtgcctcaaatgttgcacctctaatggttcacaaacaccactagcaagaggatgagaggagagagagaAGAATATTCTTAGAAATTGGCTCTACTAGGGTTAGAGGCAAGTGTAGGCCGAAATCTTAAGagatggggtctttatatagttgtgggttgctagggtttcagtaggaaaccctaatttcctaattaaggcttaagcaacccatggacctcctatcaataagccttggacgaaatcgaTAGGGTCTCCCTataggatttcgtccactcctaatTAAGGAGTCCATCAGCtcagtttcacaactatcaatgatttgcaaaatagccactgttcctttaatcccaaaattaattccaacttaatttttgattaaataccaattaaataacatgatttctaattaatatattatttcataatacattaataaatcaattaattaTTCCAGATAATAAATTCAACCTGTCTCCAAAAGGCATCTTGTCAAATTGCTATGgtcaaggcaacccaaaaggaccatgctactatcaaatcaagtacaaatCAATTATAGTtgtaggcttagacacctaatccaatagtctcccacttggataagtctaatacctatgattgcaagtatgacttcaaaatttaaccagcaatcgtagctttcaaaaggcgttgttgaactctgacctagttagttacgtgtcctttagataagtgatcaaatatcctaccgttctacaagatatcgtatggacatgagacatggattataatcattatctcTAACCAAGATTTGTTTCCcggtttatgacgactgacaacagactactaattgaacgtatcaatttagtcaaggcttggccaagcgcttaagatgtcatcactaaatcatcgaggagcccatAGATATCGCAGGACGAGAAATAACCTACACCCTCTGATTCAAATTCAAGGCCTCCAACAACGAAGGTGAATACGAAGCCCTGGTGCATGACTAGAACTCGCTAGTCAAATGGAAGCACACAACTTCATGTATACACCGACTCTTTGTTGATTACACATCAAGTGAAAGGATTCTATAAAGCCAGAGAAGAATTGATGAAAATATATTTATCCAAAGTCTAGGACTTACAAAAACATTTCAGCTACTTCACGATAACACAGATCCCTCGTTCAAAAAACAAACGCGCGGATGCTTTAAGTAATTTAGCATCTTCATCTTTCTCTCACTTCACGAAGAGTGTCTTGGTTGAAATTGTCCTATGCAGGAGCATACATGTGAAAGTTGTCAACACAGTCGAGGAAATAGGAGCGACGTGGATGGACCCGATCGTACGCTACTTGATGGATGGGACCCTTCCAAACGACCAAACGGAAGCAAGTAAAATACGGATCAAATCCCTCAATATTCCATCAAATAGGGTGTGCTTTATCAAAAAGGATATATGACCCAGTGGTTAAGATGCGTTGGACCCAAACAGGCAAACTATGTTTTATGTGAAGCACACTTCAGGTCATGTGGTTCACATGCAGGAGCCCGAAGCATCGTTCAAAAGGTCGCAAGGCTTGGAAACATGCCAGAATTGTCAACAACATGCACCAACTATACGACAACCTCAATGTGAACTAACAAGCATCTCAAGCCCATGACCCTTTTACCAATGGGGAATCGACATAGTGGGGCCATTTCCAGAGGCTCCCGGCCGTGTCAAGTTTCTAATAGTCTCCATAGATTGTTTTACAAAATGGGTAGAAGCCGAGCAGGTAGCAACAATCACCGGTCAAAAGGTATTGCAGTTCGTTTGGCGCAATATTGTTTGTCACCTCGGAATTCCAGGAACAATCATCAACAACAACGGGAAGCAGTTTTCCAACAACCATTTTAGAGAATGGTGCGAAGAACTTAAAATCTAGCAAAATTTCACATCTGTTGCTCACCCACAGGCAAATGGACAAACCGAGGTAACCAATCGGACCATATTACAAGGCTTGAAAGCAAGACTCGGTAAAGTTAAAGGACAATGGGTCGAAGAATTGCCAAATGTTCTTTGAGCATATCGAACAACGGCTCGAACTGGAACCGATTGCACACCCTTTAGCCTAGTCTATCGTTCTGCCACCTGAGATTGGCTTACCAACTTACTGCGTCAGCAACTTTGACCTAACCACAAATGATGTAAACCTAAGCCTCAATCTTGATTTACTAGAAGAACGACGAGAGTTTGCTTCTTTAAGGAACGCTAGATATAAAACACTGACAGAACGATACTACAACAACAAAGTAAAACATAAACAATTTAAAATTGGTGATTTCGTTATAATAAAAAATGAGGCCAACAGACAAGAAGGCCAAAAGAAGCTAGATCCCAACTGGGAAGACCCTTACCAAGTAACAGGCACCAAACGCACCAGATCATACCTCTTAGCCGACATGAATGGTCGCCCCATCCCAAGAACATGGCATATAAGCAACATATGAAGGTTCCGCTTTTAAGAAGGCGAAGAAAGCACGTTACAACACGACACAGTTATCTCATATGTACAAATAAGCCGTTTTCTAAAAATGTGCTTTTTGATTCACcatgaaaataaaacaaaagtacTTATGGCTACAAAAAGCCAAACATGATGCATCACCGTTCCGACATTATAAAaactaataatataataaaaaaaaaaaaaaaggcataCCTACGCGATTTCACGTGACAATCAAACAACGTCCCACAAACAATGGCCGTTGATAAAGAgtaataaaacttgtataaaacatatCATG includes:
- the LOC111911373 gene encoding probable carboxylesterase 9, which gives rise to MSKFDPYEHLKILNNEDGTITRLVQFPQKSATGDGELLPGQTVVSKDVTLDATKSTWIRIYRPAKIPSNDSKIARLPLVIYFHAGGWILFNVNDMMNHDAMNKLSEEIPAIAVSVNFRLAPETRLPGQYEDAMDALNWVKKQATDPNGEPWITQYADFSRVFLYGTSCGANIVLNTALRVLDQDLSPLTIGGIILNQPFFGGKKRTKSELKMAADMFFPLPVIDLLWELALPKGTDRDHRFCNPLGDEQVKKKMKRLGRCLVIGFGGDPLIDRQQDLVQLMVMQGVMVEARFDDVGFHGIEMIDPRRASAILNFVKEFII
- the LOC111911372 gene encoding calcium-dependent lipid-binding protein, with the protein product MGFMSGMFLGALFGIGIMVGWRHMMRQRSKNRTAKASDIKLLGSLDREDLKKLCGDNFPEWISFPVYEQVKWLNKQLSKLWPYVAEAATIIIRESVEPILEEYRPSGISSLKFSKLSLGSVAPKIEGIRIQSPKKGQISMDMDFRWGGDPNIVLGVEAAGVASLPIQLKDLQVFTIIRVIFQLSEEIPCISAVVVALLSEPKPRFDYTLKAVGGSLTAIPGLSDMIEDTVTSIITDMLQWPHRIVVPLGGIPVDTSDLELKPQGKLMLTVVKAHNLKNMEMMGKSDPYAVAFIRPLEKFKTKVIENNLNPVWNQTFHLTVEDRETQFAIVEVFDEDIGADQRLGIAKLQLIDLQPEIEKELELRLQPSLDMMKIKDKKDRGTITIKARYHQFTKEEQDAALAEEKKALEEKEKMRNEGAINSTMDAIDDPTHIDYM
- the LOC111911367 gene encoding brassinosteroid-responsive RING protein 1; its protein translation is MGMYMGFKETGLSKYILFACFVLCSIQNMVLFLFRIFNLAQPQHHHDHQKLSGSSPVSAMVTREFLVVRSFKDIDERKDLEESCAVCLNEFEGDDKIRCLINCTHTFHQNCLDRWMDHVQGTCPICRTPILPYACQDEYNKRLDVVNNLHMKSY